From Oryzias latipes chromosome 18, ASM223467v1:
CCACAAATACCGACAACACACCGAAAGTCTGAAAGTGCAAAGAGGAAACGTGCCTTCAATGCAGGAAAATGCCCTTTGACGCACAGACTGGAACTACTGAACGCTCCTCTGCAGATGTCGTTCTCCTGTGAGGTTCTTTTTTCAGGACAAGGTTCTGGTACCAGGACCACTTGGTTTCATGAGTTGGACTAAAAACTTACAGGACGGTCACATTTAGTGTGCAAAAGCCATTCGGCCCACCgtgaagcagaaataaaagcaaagtgGGGTCTGGATAGTTACCGTATGTCTGCACAGAGCTGTTGACGCTGGATACATAAATGAGTTCGGGGGGTGCATACACTCGGTAATGAAACTCGTAGATGCAGCACGGGTCATACGAGATCCTTTGCGTGGGGATGCTTGATTGCAAATACTGAATGCAGAGAAAAAGAGACAGTCAGTGGAGCAACAACCGCTTTGGCAAACATTTTAGACAGCACAAAAGAAGTAACACACAGAACTGAAAGGTGAAAGCGGCGTTtggaacatgttcttgtggcatatttCCGATGATGGGAGACGTGCATCAAGAAAATTAACATCAAAATTcccaaatctattttttaattcacattGTCGTAAATTCTGATGAAAAAGCctatgttggaaaaaaatgttctttgtgaCGTTGAAAACACGGTTAGAGAGCCGGCAgctctcgtctgagctggagtcaGGACAGCTCTGAttctgctcgccattttttctGTCACCGCCAACATTAGCGGTGTTtacggatgatgggaagtggggcaggcttactctgcacagtcacaactcagaggtacgtttctaatgaactcctgccactctgcagaaactacgttctagaacacaacagatttttttaacaggACATCATCCTGATTAAAAACCCACTGGGAACACTCTGGTTGTCCCAATTCCTTCTCTACTCACTATATATGGAGCGTTTGTCATTTTTACAGccgtctgaatctacaattccaaagtccagtgtcctagaaatttcccagaagtctttgcgaaaaaccagtgtgcattgatgctcactagattggtgaatatagaccacaatgcattgcgttggaacaatttttgcaacaaaaaaaaagtaatgcattttttttatgaagcattaatgttttcatcatcagaacacaataGGCTCATGAATATCCGTCGTAAAACGCTCGTATCGATCAGGTTTTCACAAAATGACCCTTTTTTCAAAAACGtagtgcttttaaaatccagccACTAATAGTTTCATGGTTGTTTGGGACTAGagaaggaatttggacaaaaGATTATCTGCTTTTTGCACATTGTCCACGTATGAAATGTCAGTCATccgtgatccatgcgtgatctacgtcattcatacgtgtttcttgtgttcattGACGTACTcagatgtctgtcgagggtttcagcTGACGGGTTTTTTACGTGAATTCATTCAACATTAATGGTCGGTTGAGAGTTTGAGTATTTTACGTGGTTCATATgtaattattacataaatcttgtacaattgtgtgtgatttttgtgagatgcatccactaatgtgtgtctttccaggtttgtctaacagacttttcatgcatgaaccactgaggtgtaacttttagatcacgtatacggcgcacagatcacgttcagatgacatcattgatgcatgaatcaaacacggttcatgttctacattggtttacgtgttcttagcgtgttttatttgtactttttctgtgttttttgacatgtttcattcctgatacatctgtgaacatttcacccaaaaatgaaacttttctcactttgtcCTCGTGGATTCACGTATATTTTCATCGAAAACGTACGTGGTGGCTGCGTGACTTCACCTCCATCAATCATGTCCTCGTCTTCAGTGCTGAGTCATTGATCAGCTTCATCATTCCTGACTGAGCACGTTCTGGATTTTTACAATTCCAGCTTTTTATTtgcaatgctttttttatttattataaactaCATGTGCGGTCCTGTAACAGGCGGGTGACCCGGTCAGGGCGTTCGCCgccttcatccaacagcagaCGGGTTGGCTCCAGGTGGGACGGCAAaccaaatgtttacatgttttctgCTTCAGAATTCCTGGTGTTTTCcctgttttttagttttactcCACGCTGTGTTGCCTCACGACTCTGCACAATGACACGTACCTTGGATGTATTGCATTCTTTGTACCACAGGTCAAACACCCAAACTGATCGGACCTCTGATGGCGTCCAGGTCAGCAGGAGCTTGTTTTTATCCTCTGTGATGTGTAGCGGCGGCACGCGCACGGCTGAAACAACGACAGAGAGCGCACGGTGAGGTGAACGGCACACGTCTGGAAGCCGGGCCGATCCGGAGGAGGCGGCACCCACCGCGCTCAGCTCTGAAGGTGTAAATCTGCGTGTCCGTctccaccaccacacacacgtCTTGAGTGTCGTTCGTGTCGTTCAGGGAACAGGCGTACTCCTCGTCACTCGGCGTGCACTCCTTCAGTTTTTCCTCAAATCTCCCACAATGCCTGGAGAAACAGCGAGAGCTTTAGTTAGGAGCATCGCCTTCTGCTTCCCACCGTTCCCGAGCACTTTCATGTCGGATTTGTTCTACTCCTTTAAGGCATCAAACCAACATTTGATGGCAAACTCGATTCCTTCTGACCTGTATTGAATCCTCAGTTTCTGAGTCGGGTTCCAAGTGCATTTCTTTGGCTGGTCCTCAAAGCATTTGAAGTTCTCCACGATCGGCACTGCAGGAAGCGGGGTGTTACTCATCGTCGCGTCTGCGCTCATTGTGCTGCTCGTTCCTCGGCGCGCTCTTACCGTGGGGCTTCTTTGTTTGGATGGTGATTTTTGCAGCTTGGCTTTTGCGTTGGGGATCGGAGCACTCCGCCGCCACGCTGAAACTCAACGGACCGGATCTCAAGTCCTCTGAGAGGTAACGCTGGCTGTAGGTCCGGCTCACATTCCATTCCACTGACCCTTCCATCGACACCTGTGCATGCTGGGAGACGCAAGACATCAAAGTCGGAGGAAGAAAAGACGTCTGCATGCATAAATATGCTAAAAGGATGTGCTGCGTCGCTTCAAATCCATTCAtttctttgcaaaaaacaaaaaaaaaggaaaacatttctgatgaattGGGCAAAATTAAAGCTGTGAGTCCAATTCATCCGTAATTAAACgatcaaattaaaaagtaacTCTGACATCAAACTCTAAAAAATTAATAGAATTATCCTGCACTTTGATGTACACTATATTTTCATGtagaatttattattttaccttCTTTGTCAGATCTTCAATCCAGAACACAGGTTTGCAGTCGGGGGGCAGACCGGCGGGTCTTTGCCAAGACCAGGTCACTTGCAAAATAAAAGGGTCGAGCCACTCGTATCTAATGTTTGTGGGTGCAGGGAGGAAACCCGCTGTAAGGAGGAAGTCACAGCAAAAAGGAATGAGTCTCACATGTCCCACCGGGCCCTAAACACAACAGGGCCCCCGTTCCTGAGAGTGCAGGGCTCTGGAGGCTTTCAAGAGGAACCGAAGCTATTTGACAGCCACAGTAAAAGTAGGATAAACAGGTTAGGATGTCTCAGACAGACGGAGGAGTCCAGCAGGTTTTCTCCCGCTGACTGGGAGAGctgctttttactttcttttactCTCCGAATGCCTTCTATTGGCCTCACATtccgttttttttgttcctttaatttaaaaaaaacgatttgAATCAAACGTAAACTGAAGAACACGTAGTTTATGATGATTTCCCCCAGTTTTtcctcaagttttttttaaagcagtgcGAACGTcaagacgtttttatttttttttctgttttgctctcATCGAGGCTCCATAGATGGCTCACCTGTACTCACATTcgggttttttcccccccaaattcTTCCCTGAACCCTTCAGACCTCCTGTCCCATCGACGGGCAGGTTTCTCTATAACATGTTTTCACATTCAGCTGCAACCAGATTAAGAACACAAttgcatggatggatgtttttttttttaatccatggaTTAGCTTCAAGTgtcacttgttttgttttaggctGTTTCCTGTCAAGCAATAATTTGCGGAAGCTGAAAAATGTCTGGGGCTTTCATGACTGCAGACTCTTTCGACTAATTATGATAGAAAAAGGCCTgattgtttttaagaaaatgattcAAAAGAACTGCAGGATTTGGGATTCCTTATTTCTAAGGATCCATTAGTAATTATTTCACAACATAAAGTTGTTTAGGGGGAAATATATCtcataaaagttgtttttctggtctgttttaaatctaaatttcaCCAAATAGAGCAGAGTTCAAATGATCTGAAACACTTGGGTTTATTTTATCCTAGATTTAGACATaataaacaaaatcacaattatTTAATCTATAAGGGATCATTCTGgcatttcataaaataaaaatcatgctGCACATACATTTCTGTTTACCTGTTTCGCTGCAGGTCACCGTAAAGGCGAtgaataaaaggaagaaaacaccTCCAGGATAATGATCCATAATGCGTCAAAGCGCGGACGCGCGTCAAAACCCACGAGCGCTCAAGAAATCCCGGCGacgaggcagaaaaaaattaagaggATAAAGGAAAAATATTACACATCCAATGAAATAACAAGAGGTGGGGTCCAAagagcataaaaatgtgaaaacaagcCCCAAAACGCGGAGCGGACAGATTTGGATCCGCGCTCTTCGGTGGGTTGGAAGCGTCTGCCGGGAAGCACCCACGGAGCCGGAATGGGCGGAGCTACGGGGGCGGAGTTAAGGAGCCAACCTGGCTCCAGCGAAAGCTGCGTGGGAAGCGGGCTGCTTTTGAGGTCTGCCAGTGGGCTTAGCCCCAATTACGCATGCGCAGATGCAGCGTGACTTCATAATTGGGGTAGACGGTGAGAGGGCGCGTGGCAGGAATTTTCTGGTAAACCACACGTTAAAGGCACGTGCATGTTTGAATGACATCATGGTAAAGCTTCTGTTTGCACCTGGTCTGGTCGATCTGATGGATGTTTCTGTTCATTAATGGACACCAAAAAGTAGTCTAtgtaagtgtactacaagtatactaAATGTATTCTTTATCTATACTACAAGTAAGGCAGTACACTTAATGTTTACTCATATTGTAAAAGAGTATtcagttaataataataaaaatcataattgatttgatttatttgcgCTTTTCCAGAGGCTGAAAGTTCTTCCAATGTGTCTGTTATTCATtccctcctcattcatacttggtgatgacgGTTAGTACTCTCTCTACACTACATGTTCACGGTCTATGGTAGACTTTCTATAGTTACGCTCAAGGATTGGCTAAATAAAATAAGTGTAGTACTTTTTGTGGAGGGATAAGGTAGACTTTAGTTTTTGAAAGTCGTTCATTTGCACGGACAAAATAACTCTGCTCTTTAGGGTGAGGGACAGCGAGCCGCCGGGTGTGTAGGTGGGCTTTCTAGTCCTGGTCCATGTGGGAATTGTTCTGTTGGCCTCGTGGCTGGACACTCCTCTGAAAAGCTCAGACTTTTCTGTGGTGAGAAACAGTTATTTATCCCCCACTTTATGCTGATGACTTGGTGGTTTTCAGTCCCGCAGCAGTCTTTCCATGCAGCGAGTCTTTATAAActctaaaatagctttttttaatttcagtttttgcttATAATCGTTATTTCCATGGAGTTAGGAGCTAAAATAAATGAGCTAGACAAACTACAAGTGTGCAGGAAGTAGCCGGGTCCTGAATGAGTCTGTGTGGTGATGGCTTTATGCAGCAGACGGGTCGAATGCAAGCCGATAACAGCAGAAACGGGGATCGGATGGGGCTCGTCCTGGCAACATTCGGTTCAGTTATGGCACCGCTGGATGTGAAAGTGATCACAGATCACAGGTAAGAAGACCCGGCAGCTTCTGGATTTGGGGTTAAGGTTGCACTGCAGGGGTCCAGGTGAGCCCACAGAACATTCAGATTCTCGTCTTCATTGGAGCCCAAATTCAGACGTTTTCTGTTGACTGGGAGGAAACAGACTGGCTTCCTTCCAGCTCTGGCAGGCGTGGCTCCAGCAGCTCTCACAGGTGAACTCTGAACACCTGACGCCTGGAATGTACGGCATTCGTCACAAGGCGGCCAAAGGTCACATTTCCGATCCCTGCGGTATGTCTCCTTTTGGCTCATCTTCATCTCTGATCCCCTGAAGAGGAGCCCATGTTCCCTCTGAGGGGACAGAAACTTTGTGGCtggtgccccccaccccccatgaaAAACAAAGTGAAGTGAAACCAGACATTGGTGTGGTTTGACATGTTCCTGCAAGGCTAAACAGCCGCCTGAGAGCTCTTGAGAAACTGAGACCAGACAAAAAGGGTGCATGTGGAACCGGTCAGAGGGGCCGTTCACTGCATCCGCCGGCTCTCTTCAGGACTTCAAGATCTGACGCGGAAAGTCCAAACGTCTTCTTCAGGATTAAGGAGCAcgcacaaacagatttttgagAGATTTTATTGGGAAAAAAACGGCTTTACAAAGTAAATCTGACGGATAGCTGCACCTCTGTcatcactgcaaaaacaaaaaaatctctgcAAAGTGGAGTTTTGATCTGAGCAGGGATTCAAAAAAAACCTCCAGATATACATACATTCATTTAGTATCATCCATCCCAGCAGAAAACTCCACATAGTTGAATActgatctgcttttttttcagtgtagcaCTTGGGAAATACTTGTTTTACCAGCATAAGTCGTTGTTTTGAGGCAGAGGAAGTGGATCAGGAGGCAGAGCACGAAGGCACTGGTTTGAAACCCAGAGGGGCGGCACGCTCCGGCCGCCGTCCGACCGCTGGGATCAGACCTGAGGATGGCGAGCAGCCTGGATCTGGggtcatttttctgctttgacaTGACTGattccctctgaaatgatgaCTTCATCCATGAAACTCTTCAGAATGAGCTCTGCTCTCTGGCGCTCTGCAGCGGCACAGGAGGCCTGACGCGCTCGCCCAGCGCCGCTCTAACGTGACTTATCTACCTTATCTAGACGTTTGCAGGAATTCGCCGTCTTTAGATAGCAGCAATCTGCCACGCAGATCGACTCGGGTTCGTCTGGGGGGGCGTGCTAGAACAGAACcggttttgggtgtttttttgttctttttttccaatgcCGGCCTGGCACAAAGAGCCGAGagttttgtctgaaaaaagCTGGGAGGGGGCAGGAAGGGACTTTCGTTGGAAGGTAACTGCTGAACAAGACAAAGTGCGTCACTTCCTGGCAGAACCCTGGCCTGACATGCACACGATCAGTCCGTGCTGCTGCAACACATTCTCATGACACGGCTTCTCTGATGCATGCTTTAGATATTCATGCTGCAACGCcttcagagtttctgcagacacAGACGCCGGATTTATGTCCCTACAAGGCGATGGCGACGGACGGCGAAGATGGGAGGCGGGAGAGGTCAGCTCCGGTCGGTGGACGTCCCACTGATGGCACGAAACACGTGGAGAGAGTTCTGCAGCAGCGAGCGCATCATGTCCTCCTGGAAGATCTGCAtgcagagcagaagaaaaaccaTGAAGACAGCGAGCGGCTGTGGGGCTACGGGAACCTCTGAGGGTCCATTCACACAGAAGGAGAGCGTCCCTACATCTGACACAGGCGATGGTTACGCTAGTTCAGAGCAGGCAGCCGCAGCTGCAGCGCAGACACCAACGCAGACGTCGGTGTTTACAGCTGCAAAGTCTCACGATGAACTACGCAGCACGTTTGTGCCGCCAAAAGGCTGGaggaggacctggctgcagacgaCAGACGGCGCCGACATCATCGACCGGAAGCAGAATAGACTGAACTTTAGGCGCTTTGGGGTTTTTTAACGCcttaaattttgatttattggttCTGAAGTTAAGAATAAAATAATCCAAACTACTCAAGCGAATTATAGTTCTCCAAATAAAGCATGAAACTGTTGAACGCAACGGAAGTTTTTTTAAGGCAGACCTGCTCTTTGCTGAGGACTTTTGCTCCTAATCACATCTTTTTTGAATGAATTACAGGTTTTCCAAAGTTGAAACAACAAATGTTTGGATCATAACAAAAATATACAGCAACAGGAGGGAGACTCAACGAGCTCACGGCGCGATTTCAGATCCTGTGCCACTTCAATTTAATACCTAAAGGTAAATGTTTCAAATTGCAACCAAGGCCAAATCAGTGGCCTTGTGGGggagtgtccaccctgagactggaaggctgtgggttcaaatccaccgTTGAGTCTtaccaaagactaaaaaagCCTTCCCggtcagcattaaggggttggattggggggtggGGTTAAACCGCCAAATGGTTGAATACGACTGTGTCTGCACCTcactgcaggggggggggcgacAACCACAGGTTTGGTGACCCCATTTGCtctcattttagtgccaattgcaccatctatttggtaaaataaaacatt
This genomic window contains:
- the LOC101175438 gene encoding uncharacterized protein LOC101175438 produces the protein MDHYPGGVFFLLFIAFTVTCSETAGFLPAPTNIRYEWLDPFILQVTWSWQRPAGLPPDCKPVFWIEDLTKKHAQVSMEGSVEWNVSRTYSQRYLSEDLRSGPLSFSVAAECSDPQRKSQAAKITIQTKKPHVPIVENFKCFEDQPKKCTWNPTQKLRIQYRHCGRFEEKLKECTPSDEEYACSLNDTNDTQDVCVVVETDTQIYTFRAERAVRVPPLHITEDKNKLLLTWTPSEVRSVWVFDLWYKECNTSKYLQSSIPTQRISYDPCCIYEFHYRVYAPPELIYVSSVNSSVQTYGSAKCYNAGLVAAIVVPILLFFCVMLSIYCFRRHRDIICPNVPYPSNLLKELMNGTKDPLKPTTLPTPNQEEVDDVQICLASDGPCPQSV